A stretch of Telopea speciosissima isolate NSW1024214 ecotype Mountain lineage chromosome 11, Tspe_v1, whole genome shotgun sequence DNA encodes these proteins:
- the LOC122646342 gene encoding F-box protein At3g49450-like produces the protein MINILSRLTVKALSRFKCVSKQWNMLISDPYFVSSHQARAAQDPNILKVLWVDHRDGSIGVCSIREKEERIVTVDLIRPNYPDAFLLQGGVIMEGRPCNGLICLAAGYADDSLVCNPATGNTMVIQRGNKRKYTYVQGLGYCSSRNEFKVVRLCDRLELDKNIPENNHWYGCEIFTVGQKGAQGTNLPLHSLSWRYVGDLPL, from the coding sequence ATGATCAACATACTTTCTCGGCTAACTGTGAAGGCACTCTCAAGATTCAAGTGCGTCAGCAAACAATGGAACATGTTGATATCTGatccttattttgttagttcacACCAAGCTCGAGCAGCCCAAGATCCCAACATTCTCAAAGTGCTTTGGGTAGATCATCGGgatgggtcgattggggtttgTTCAATCAgggaaaaggaagagaggataGTTACCGTTGATTTGATTCGGCCAAATTATCCCGATGCATTCCTCCTGCAAGGTGGTGTTATAATGGAAGGCCGTCCTTGTAATGGGCTGATTTGCCTTGCTGCTGGTTATGCGGATGACAGTTTGGTTTGTAACCCAGCAACAGGAAACACTATGGTAATCCAGAGAGGCAATAAGAGAAAATATACTTATGTTCAGGGACTTGGGTATTGTTCATCACGCAATGAATTCAAAGTAGTACGCCTATGTGACAGGCTGGAACTTGATAAGAATATCCCCGAGAACAACCACTGGTATGGGTGTGAGATATTTACTGTAGGTCAAAAAGGCGCCCAGGGAACAAATCTTCCGCTACACTCACTTTCATGGAGATATGTAGGGGATCTACCTTTATGA